Proteins found in one Sporosarcina jeotgali genomic segment:
- a CDS encoding alpha/beta hydrolase, which produces MKKININWKKLLILAVILFFSIQIIGGIFFYDLAIKRGPKDFLQNNADLEVADDTMDLYINGDWTKWVAEQNFETLTQTSRDGLKLSGYYLPAEKPTNKLVILTHGYLGNAKQMGLFGIFYYQELGYNIFMPDARGHGKSEGNYYGFGWPDRLDLIDWTDLLVEKLGKDTEVVYHGLSMGAATVLMASGEAELPSEVKAIIADSPYGSVYQLFAYQMKRMFHLPAFPLLDSTSLVTKARAGYLFREASALKEVQRTDVPILYIHGKADTFVPVKNAIELHEKTSSSTELFLVDGANHGESYAKEPEEYKEKVQQFLQNTLK; this is translated from the coding sequence ATGAAGAAAATCAACATTAATTGGAAGAAACTTCTGATATTAGCAGTCATCTTGTTTTTTAGTATACAAATAATTGGCGGAATCTTTTTCTATGACTTAGCTATTAAACGCGGGCCAAAAGATTTTTTACAAAACAATGCAGACTTAGAAGTGGCGGACGATACCATGGATCTTTACATCAATGGAGATTGGACAAAATGGGTAGCAGAGCAGAACTTTGAAACACTTACACAGACATCTCGTGACGGACTGAAGTTATCCGGATATTATTTACCCGCTGAAAAGCCAACCAACAAACTAGTCATTCTCACACATGGCTATCTTGGCAATGCTAAACAGATGGGCTTATTCGGTATTTTTTACTATCAAGAATTGGGTTATAACATTTTCATGCCCGATGCTAGGGGACATGGCAAAAGTGAAGGGAATTATTATGGATTCGGCTGGCCAGACCGACTAGACTTGATCGACTGGACGGACTTACTAGTTGAGAAACTAGGAAAAGATACAGAGGTCGTCTATCACGGATTATCCATGGGGGCAGCAACCGTCCTGATGGCAAGCGGGGAAGCAGAGTTACCATCAGAAGTGAAGGCGATCATTGCCGACAGTCCATATGGATCCGTCTATCAGCTATTCGCCTATCAAATGAAGCGCATGTTCCATTTACCTGCTTTTCCATTGCTCGACAGCACAAGCCTTGTTACAAAAGCACGTGCAGGGTATCTATTCAGGGAAGCCAGCGCTTTGAAGGAAGTGCAGCGTACGGATGTTCCAATTCTTTACATTCATGGAAAAGCGGACACGTTCGTTCCCGTAAAAAATGCAATTGAATTGCATGAGAAAACCTCAAGCAGCACAGAGCTCTTCTTAGTAGATGGTGCAAATCATGGGGAATCCTATGCTAAAGAGCCTGAGGAATATAAAGAAAAAGTCCAGCAATTTCTGCAGAATACGCTTAAATGA